In a single window of the Streptacidiphilus sp. P02-A3a genome:
- a CDS encoding S-methyl-5'-thioadenosine phosphorylase: protein MPTEPPERGVMSGTAQQAPSADIAVIGGSGFYELLSDAAQFEVDTPFGTPSDSIAIGTVADRTVAFLPRHGRAHQLPPHRINYRANLWALRSLGVRQVLAPCAVGSLRRDLGPGSLVVPDQLVDRTSGRIQTYYDQGAVHVSFADPYCATGRTAVLKAAADTGTQVHDGGTMVVVEGPRFSTRAESRWFAAAGWDLVNMTGHPEALLARELELCYTAVALVTDYDAGLDATGSVSQEEVFRVFAQNTERLKDLVLKAITELPQQRNCPCAQALRGLELPFELP from the coding sequence ATGCCGACGGAACCACCCGAACGGGGAGTCATGAGCGGGACAGCACAGCAGGCACCCTCTGCGGACATCGCCGTCATCGGCGGCAGCGGCTTCTACGAACTCCTCTCCGATGCGGCACAGTTCGAGGTGGACACCCCCTTCGGCACCCCCTCGGACAGCATCGCGATCGGCACCGTGGCCGACCGCACCGTCGCCTTCCTGCCCCGCCACGGTCGCGCGCACCAGCTGCCGCCGCACCGGATCAACTACCGCGCCAACCTGTGGGCCCTGCGCTCACTCGGCGTGCGCCAGGTCCTGGCGCCCTGCGCCGTCGGCTCACTGCGACGCGACCTGGGCCCGGGCTCCCTCGTCGTACCGGACCAACTGGTGGACCGCACCAGCGGCCGCATCCAGACCTACTACGACCAGGGCGCCGTCCACGTCTCCTTCGCCGACCCCTACTGCGCCACCGGCCGCACCGCAGTGCTCAAGGCCGCAGCCGACACCGGTACCCAGGTGCACGACGGCGGAACCATGGTCGTCGTCGAAGGCCCACGCTTCTCCACCCGCGCGGAGTCCCGGTGGTTCGCCGCCGCCGGGTGGGACCTGGTCAACATGACCGGCCACCCCGAGGCCCTCCTCGCCCGCGAACTCGAACTCTGCTACACCGCCGTGGCCCTGGTCACCGACTACGACGCCGGCCTCGACGCGACCGGGAGCGTCAGCCAGGAGGAGGTCTTCCGCGTCTTCGCCCAGAACACCGAACGCCTCAAGGACCTCGTCCTCAAGGCCATCACGGAACTGCCGCAGCAACGCAACTGCCCCTGTGCCCAGGCCCTGCGGGGCCTGGAACTACCCTTCGAACTCCCCTGA
- a CDS encoding DUF1254 domain-containing protein yields the protein MASVVEFENGFPTVDSARAAQGEQDLRRAVEAYRFFYPTVSLEGIFQGTREAGAMDNESSLLFMARPRHVGFTLNSDTPYSGGILDLRASGPMVIDLPPGPLVGLVDDHHHRWVTDLGLPGADGGKGGRHLILPPDWDQPVPDGYFASRCDTWTAFCAVRVLPLGGDLPVANKLLSSVQFYPLSKSDDPPPYTFTDFTEQPVDCTCLRWEDNLEFWRVLHGVIDTEPAIEEMRPMLGTLAELGIEAGRPFAPDPATARLLTEAAQRGRDEMLVSAFASRRPDRMVWPDRTWEWAGLRPENGTFEREGSLDVEAKDRWFAQAIVTSPAMFRRAVGQGSLYWLAHRDQDGQYLDGGRNYRLTVPLPVPASLFWSVTCYDAQTRSEVIADQGQAALRSLFEDLTPDGADHVDLHFGPTEPEDGKGRWIQTVPGRGWFAYFRIYGPGQPAFDGTWKPDDMTALH from the coding sequence GTGGCGTCAGTGGTGGAGTTCGAGAACGGGTTCCCGACGGTCGACAGTGCCCGGGCGGCACAGGGCGAGCAGGACCTGCGGCGGGCTGTGGAGGCATACCGCTTCTTCTACCCCACGGTCTCGCTGGAGGGGATCTTCCAGGGCACCCGTGAGGCAGGCGCGATGGACAACGAATCCTCCCTGCTGTTCATGGCCCGGCCCCGGCACGTGGGCTTCACCCTCAACTCGGACACCCCCTACTCGGGCGGCATCCTGGACCTGCGGGCCAGCGGCCCCATGGTCATTGACCTGCCCCCCGGTCCGCTGGTCGGCCTGGTCGACGACCACCACCACCGCTGGGTAACCGACCTGGGACTGCCCGGCGCGGACGGCGGCAAAGGCGGCAGGCACCTGATCCTGCCGCCCGACTGGGACCAGCCCGTACCCGACGGATACTTCGCATCGCGCTGCGACACCTGGACCGCGTTCTGCGCAGTGCGGGTCCTGCCGCTGGGCGGCGACCTGCCCGTCGCGAACAAGCTGCTGTCGTCGGTGCAGTTCTACCCGCTGTCCAAGAGCGACGACCCGCCCCCCTACACCTTCACCGACTTCACCGAGCAGCCCGTCGACTGCACCTGCCTGCGCTGGGAGGACAACCTGGAGTTCTGGCGCGTCCTGCACGGCGTCATCGACACCGAACCGGCGATCGAGGAGATGCGCCCCATGCTCGGCACGCTCGCCGAGCTGGGCATCGAGGCCGGCAGGCCGTTCGCCCCGGACCCTGCTACCGCCCGACTGCTGACTGAGGCCGCCCAGCGCGGGCGCGACGAGATGCTGGTGTCCGCCTTCGCCTCCCGTCGCCCGGACCGGATGGTGTGGCCGGACCGCACCTGGGAGTGGGCCGGACTGCGACCGGAGAACGGCACCTTCGAGCGCGAGGGCTCGCTGGACGTGGAGGCCAAGGACCGCTGGTTCGCCCAGGCCATCGTCACCTCCCCGGCCATGTTCCGACGCGCGGTGGGCCAGGGCTCGCTGTACTGGCTCGCCCACCGCGACCAGGACGGCCAGTACCTCGACGGCGGCCGCAACTACCGCCTCACCGTGCCGCTCCCGGTGCCCGCCAGCCTGTTCTGGTCCGTCACCTGCTACGACGCCCAGACCCGCTCCGAGGTCATCGCCGACCAGGGCCAGGCCGCACTGCGCTCCCTGTTCGAGGACCTCACCCCGGACGGGGCCGACCACGTCGACCTGCACTTCGGCCCCACGGAACCCGAGGACGGCAAGGGCCGCTGGATTCAGACCGTCCCTGGACGCGGGTGGTTTGCCTACTTCCGCATCTACGGCCCCGGACAACCCGCCTTCGACGGCACCTGGAAGCCCGACGACATGACCGCCCTGCACTGA
- a CDS encoding transposase has translation MFTANNTQILKTAPQTPRMNAYAERWVRTARSECTDNILVYDERHLRRILDHYATHYNTGRAHRSLDLHAPADDRNVIPLPSHHIRRQKVLGGLLNEYHSAA, from the coding sequence GTGTTCACCGCCAACAACACCCAGATCCTCAAGACCGCGCCACAAACACCCAGGATGAACGCCTACGCGGAGCGCTGGGTACGCACGGCGAGATCAGAATGCACCGACAACATCCTCGTCTACGACGAGCGCCACCTACGACGCATCCTCGACCACTACGCCACGCACTACAACACCGGACGAGCCCACCGTTCCCTGGACCTGCACGCACCCGCAGACGACCGGAACGTCATCCCGCTCCCCTCACACCACATCCGACGCCAGAAAGTCCTCGGCGGCCTCCTCAACGAGTACCACTCAGCCGCCTGA
- a CDS encoding molybdopterin-dependent oxidoreductase: MRLRGKAEQPSSKGGRLRAALGGGPPPGPSRPEFWRSPIRGPWLTSVFGLVLLVGIPLMFVTGLLSYAAYNPDLAAVNDQTPDKGWLGFYLFSWPTDPSWLYRLNQGVHVTLGVVLVPVLLAKLWSVIPRLFSWPPVRSLSHALDRLSLLLLVGGALFEFVTGLLNIQLHYIFPGSFYTLHFYGAWVFIGAFVVHTAFRIPVMVRALRSRRLRTELRTPAAGTRPEPPDATGLVSPRPAPATLSRRGALGTVGLGSLVLFAVTAGQSIGGSLRRTALLAPHGQEPGSGANGFQINKTAASVGIRAADIGPAWRLVVRGPGFEKVMTREQVLALDQHEAALPIACVEGWSTSDQHWSGVRLRDLAAMAGFPGQAPEVFVESVERGGSFSSTVLRANQVHDPRSLLALRVNGADLSPDHGYPARIIVPANPGVHNTKWVTRLTFGATS, translated from the coding sequence ATGCGGCTACGGGGCAAGGCCGAACAGCCGTCGTCGAAGGGGGGACGGCTCCGGGCCGCGCTCGGCGGGGGGCCGCCGCCCGGTCCGAGCCGCCCGGAGTTCTGGCGCAGTCCGATCCGGGGACCGTGGCTGACCTCGGTCTTCGGGCTGGTCCTGCTGGTCGGCATTCCGCTGATGTTCGTGACCGGCCTGCTGTCCTACGCCGCCTACAACCCGGACCTGGCGGCGGTCAACGACCAGACCCCGGACAAGGGCTGGCTCGGGTTCTACCTGTTCTCCTGGCCGACCGACCCGTCCTGGCTCTACCGGCTCAACCAGGGCGTGCACGTCACCCTCGGGGTGGTACTGGTCCCGGTGCTGCTGGCCAAGCTGTGGTCGGTGATCCCCAGGCTGTTCTCCTGGCCGCCGGTGCGGTCACTCTCCCACGCCCTGGATCGGCTGTCGCTGCTGCTGCTCGTCGGCGGCGCCCTGTTCGAGTTCGTCACCGGCCTGCTCAACATCCAGCTGCACTACATCTTCCCCGGCTCGTTCTACACCCTGCACTTCTACGGCGCGTGGGTCTTCATCGGCGCCTTCGTCGTCCACACGGCCTTCCGGATCCCAGTGATGGTCCGCGCCCTGCGCAGCCGCCGACTGCGTACCGAACTGCGTACCCCCGCGGCCGGGACCCGGCCCGAGCCGCCGGACGCCACCGGCCTGGTCTCCCCCCGCCCCGCCCCTGCCACCCTCTCCCGGCGCGGCGCGCTCGGCACGGTGGGCCTGGGCTCGCTGGTGCTGTTCGCGGTGACGGCCGGTCAGAGCATCGGCGGTTCGCTGCGCCGGACCGCCCTGCTCGCGCCGCACGGCCAGGAGCCCGGCAGCGGAGCCAACGGCTTCCAGATCAACAAGACCGCCGCGTCGGTCGGCATCCGCGCGGCCGACATCGGCCCGGCGTGGCGGCTGGTGGTCCGCGGGCCCGGGTTTGAGAAGGTCATGACCCGGGAGCAGGTGCTGGCACTGGACCAGCACGAGGCAGCCCTGCCGATCGCCTGCGTGGAGGGCTGGTCCACCAGCGACCAGCACTGGAGCGGGGTGCGGCTACGGGACCTGGCCGCCATGGCCGGCTTCCCCGGGCAGGCACCGGAGGTCTTCGTCGAATCGGTAGAACGCGGCGGCTCCTTCAGTTCCACCGTGCTGCGAGCCAACCAGGTCCACGACCCGCGGTCGCTGCTCGCGCTGCGGGTCAACGGCGCCGACCTGTCACCGGACCACGGCTACCCGGCGCGGATCATCGTCCCGGCCAACCCCGGTGTGCACAACACCAAGTGGGTCACCCGGCTGACCTTCGGAGCCACCTCATGA
- a CDS encoding VOC family protein, whose product MAITPRAFAHVRLTVTDIARSRAFYDAVFGLPVALELPPDADEQTREQLSFLYGGVIYQLGQSLLGLRPVATDRFDEERVGLDHISFSVEDHAELRQALTVLDSLGIPHQGIKDIGAGYILEFRDPDNIALELFASKS is encoded by the coding sequence ATGGCCATCACTCCCCGTGCGTTCGCGCATGTCCGCCTCACCGTCACCGACATCGCCCGCTCGCGCGCGTTCTACGACGCCGTCTTCGGACTCCCCGTGGCCCTCGAACTCCCGCCGGACGCGGACGAGCAGACCCGGGAACAGCTCTCCTTCCTGTACGGCGGGGTGATCTATCAACTCGGCCAGTCCCTGCTGGGGCTGCGCCCGGTGGCAACGGACCGCTTCGACGAGGAACGCGTAGGTCTCGATCACATCAGCTTCTCGGTCGAGGACCACGCCGAGCTGCGGCAGGCACTGACCGTCCTCGACAGCCTGGGAATCCCACACCAGGGCATCAAGGACATCGGCGCCGGGTACATCCTGGAGTTCCGCGACCCGGACAACATCGCGCTGGAGCTCTTTGCCTCCAAGTCCTGA